From one Lotus japonicus ecotype B-129 chromosome 3, LjGifu_v1.2 genomic stretch:
- the LOC130747079 gene encoding dnaJ protein homolog has translation MFGRAPPKKSDSTRYYDILGVSKTASQDDLKKAYKKAAIKNHPDKGGDPEKFKELAQAYEVLNDPEKREIYDNYGEDALKEGMGGGGGGGHDPFDIFSSFFGGSPFSSGGGGSRGRRQRRGEDVVYPLKVSLEDLYLGAAKKLSLSRNVLCSKCNGKGSKSGASLKCPGCQGSGMKVSIRHIGPSMIQQMQHPCNECKGTGETINDRDRCPQCKGDKVSQEKKVLEVFVEKGMQNQQKITFPGEADEAPDTTTGDIVFVLQLKEHPKFKRKAEDLFVEHTLSLTEALCGFQFVLTHLDGRQLLIKSNPGEVVKPDSFKAINDEGMPMYQRPFMKGKLYIHFTVEFPDSLNPNQVKDLEAALPAKPSSQLTDMELDECEETTLHDVNMEEENRRKEQQAQQEAYDEDDDMPGGAQRVQCAQQ, from the exons ATGTTTGGCAGAGCGCCGCCGAAGAAGAGTGACAGCACCAGGTACTACGACATCTTGGGTGTCTCCAAGACCGCTTCTCAAGATGATTTGAAGAAAGCTTACAAGAAAGCCGCCATTAAGAATCACCCTGATAAGGGTGGTGATCCTGAAAAG TTCAAGGAGTTGGCACAAGCTTATGAGGTTCTGAATGACCCTGAGAAGCGCGAGATATATGATAATTATGGTGAAGATGCACTTAAGGAAGGAatgggtggtggaggaggtggGGGTCATGACCCGTTTGACATATTCTCATCTTTCTTTGGTGGGAGTCCCTTTTCATCAG gtggtggtggtagtcGAGGGCGGAGGCAGAGACGTGGAGAAGATGTTGTTTACCCTCTTAAGGTCTCTCTGGAGGACCTTTACCTCGGGGCAGCTAAGAAGCTTTCCCTCTCGAGAAATGTCTTATGCTCCAAGTGCAATGG CAAAGGTTCCAAGTCCGGGGCCTCCCTGAAGTGTCCTGGTTGTCAAGGATCTGgcatgaaggtttctataaGACACATAGGTCCATCAATGATTCAGCAAATGCAGCATCCTTGCAATGAATGTAAGGGTACTGGAGAAACTATAAATGATAGGGACCGCTGCCCACAGTGCAAGGGTGATAAGGTTTCCCAAGAGAAGAAAGTACTTGAAGTTTTCGTGGAGAAGGGAATGCAGAACCAGCAGAAGATTACATTCCCTGGTGAAGCTGATGAAGCA CCAGATACAACTACTGGGGATATCGTGTTTGTGCTTCAATTGAAGGAACACCCCAAATTCAAAAGAAAGGCTGAAGACCTCTTTGTGGAGCACACCCTGTCCCTCACTGAGGCTTTATGTGGCTTCCAATTTGTGCTCACTCACTTGGATGGTCGGCAGCTCCTGATCAAATCAAACCCTGGGGAAGTTGTAAAGCCTG ATTCATTTAAGGCCATCAATGATGAGGGAATGCCGATGTACCAGAGGCCATTTATGAAGGGGAAGCTTTACATTCACTTCACTGTGGAATTCCCTGATTCTCTAAATCCTAATCAGGTTAAGGATTTGGAGGCTGCTCTGCCAGCTAAACCTTCATCACAATTGACTGACATGGAGCTTGACGAGTGTGAGGAGACTACACTCCATGATGTCAATATGGAAGAGGAGAATAGGAGGAAAGAGCAGCAAGCTCAGCAGGAGGCatatgatgaggatgatgatatgCCTGGTGGTGCACAGAGGGTACAATGCGCCCAGCAGTGA